The Methanobacterium sp. BAmetb5 genome includes a region encoding these proteins:
- a CDS encoding FmdE family protein, with product MKKQGVILVMATLMAVILCGAASAADSSTIGGEGDISDVNSSEEADPILWVNVTYQYNDTINPEITVTDSDNNSVAFNKTLDSGTLYKLNFTYPGVTNGTVFNVMVKAPGYITQIKQVTVNQSGTDPFVGNADFNMQATENYKLGREITKVADDLLDFDNADDVLCITTAGLVYRNGTTTEDCLEGILNGSHGEISYGQGNLLTFNSVRTDPLDICFIVRNGGLLTAAFFKNGTLIPTYFGTFSAIDQTLWDNTLKPVLGDNAFGYVSIAHAWKEGLSTDILRQAAYHGHVCLGTISGQAMVSLLLKYFPPGVYGDDGELEATSYRAIGVPGNSDDDAFGYSLDLTPGKRSYVGYFTEEDSVVGFIRWCASTNLGTLIIMKFNEDVVTQLFKQETGITAYSGIAAELLFNSWLIDKLENDPDSLVDIILVYENITPEIHNNLTGGVDSKNVVADALGLDMDYILSQGFINVADQIATNYETGNLTPEQIKDIGINVANMAIALFAADGITLEMDSSKLTVFTSAGYVRVNGQVVDMTMDGLYQILGSRLSRATLLPVHNARYNQLYFQFSFENPNGTVTTKTIYYDPETGNLIAKNESACNIEQVILYDPPYDALMAWLWHNHVCGGSSPGYYITNYIYENFPIGENESYAYIGTSISCRDDIYSYLLGISPGAGSYLSQRMTSDSTGKTIGILSVYDSETDTTRIIVIEYNGPKFKDGSNMYEEWIKIYKGDYSSENLLSPPSINKLQDTYTNGHTTWNNLGSSSNSINDAMSLPKRSKADVIRIRGGSQTGSNTGSLISSNGSGTGLNGFSNGSLNGSGVNVSAASVTNATTSSVGESGKSYEVTKAGSEGSGETPWSLYALLGVIAVLVLGAVGFFFKGSLFGE from the coding sequence ATGAAAAAACAAGGAGTAATACTTGTAATGGCGACTTTAATGGCAGTAATATTATGTGGAGCTGCATCCGCTGCAGATTCATCTACTATTGGGGGTGAGGGCGATATTTCTGATGTTAATTCTTCGGAAGAAGCCGATCCTATCTTATGGGTGAACGTAACCTACCAGTACAATGACACCATAAATCCCGAGATTACAGTCACTGATTCGGATAATAACAGTGTGGCCTTTAACAAGACCCTGGATTCAGGTACCCTCTACAAGTTGAACTTCACCTATCCTGGTGTGACCAACGGAACAGTGTTCAATGTGATGGTTAAAGCCCCGGGCTACATTACCCAGATCAAGCAGGTGACTGTTAACCAGTCGGGCACAGATCCCTTTGTGGGAAACGCCGATTTTAATATGCAGGCCACCGAGAACTACAAACTGGGCCGAGAAATCACTAAAGTCGCCGATGACTTACTGGACTTTGACAATGCCGATGACGTGCTTTGTATAACCACTGCTGGTTTGGTCTACAGAAACGGCACTACCACTGAGGACTGTCTGGAGGGTATCTTAAACGGTTCCCATGGTGAAATCAGCTATGGGCAGGGTAACCTGTTAACATTCAATTCAGTCAGAACCGACCCCTTAGATATCTGTTTCATTGTACGCAATGGAGGTTTACTGACGGCAGCATTCTTCAAAAATGGTACATTAATCCCAACTTACTTCGGTACTTTCTCTGCAATTGACCAGACACTATGGGATAACACCCTCAAACCAGTTTTAGGTGATAATGCATTTGGTTATGTCAGTATAGCCCACGCCTGGAAAGAAGGACTCTCCACTGACATCTTAAGGCAGGCAGCATATCACGGCCACGTCTGTTTAGGTACCATCAGTGGACAGGCCATGGTAAGTCTTCTCCTCAAATATTTCCCACCTGGAGTGTATGGGGATGATGGAGAACTGGAAGCAACTAGTTATAGGGCTATAGGTGTGCCCGGTAATTCAGATGATGATGCATTTGGGTATTCCCTGGATTTAACACCTGGAAAACGTTCATACGTAGGATATTTCACTGAAGAAGACAGTGTAGTTGGATTCATCCGATGGTGTGCGTCAACCAATTTAGGAACCCTCATAATAATGAAATTCAACGAAGACGTTGTCACCCAGTTATTCAAGCAAGAAACAGGTATAACTGCCTATTCGGGGATAGCTGCCGAGTTGTTGTTTAATTCTTGGTTAATAGACAAATTAGAAAACGACCCTGACTCCCTGGTGGATATAATACTGGTTTACGAAAACATAACTCCTGAAATCCACAACAACTTAACGGGAGGAGTGGACTCTAAAAATGTGGTTGCAGATGCCCTTGGACTAGATATGGACTACATTCTGAGCCAGGGATTCATCAATGTAGCGGACCAGATAGCCACCAACTATGAAACTGGTAACTTAACCCCAGAACAGATAAAAGATATTGGTATAAACGTTGCTAACATGGCCATTGCTCTGTTTGCCGCAGACGGAATTACTTTAGAAATGGATAGCTCTAAACTAACGGTATTCACTTCTGCTGGGTACGTCCGTGTAAACGGGCAAGTAGTGGACATGACCATGGATGGTCTTTACCAGATCCTGGGGTCCCGCCTCAGCCGAGCAACCCTGCTACCAGTACATAATGCCAGATACAATCAGTTATACTTCCAGTTCAGTTTCGAAAATCCCAACGGAACTGTAACCACCAAAACCATCTATTACGACCCAGAAACAGGAAATCTCATTGCTAAAAACGAATCAGCGTGTAACATAGAACAGGTAATCCTCTACGATCCACCGTATGATGCATTGATGGCCTGGTTATGGCACAACCACGTCTGTGGAGGTAGTTCCCCTGGATACTACATCACCAACTACATCTACGAGAATTTCCCCATAGGAGAAAACGAAAGCTACGCATATATAGGTACTTCTATCAGCTGTAGAGATGACATATATTCCTACCTGCTGGGAATCTCTCCAGGAGCAGGATCATACCTGAGCCAGAGAATGACCAGTGACTCAACTGGTAAAACTATTGGAATTCTATCAGTTTATGACAGTGAAACCGACACCACCAGAATAATCGTTATAGAGTACAACGGTCCCAAATTCAAAGATGGTTCCAATATGTACGAAGAATGGATAAAAATCTATAAAGGTGATTATTCATCAGAAAATCTGTTATCTCCACCATCAATAAACAAATTACAGGACACTTACACCAATGGTCATACAACCTGGAATAATCTGGGTTCTAGCAGTAATTCCATAAACGATGCTATGTCACTTCCTAAACGTAGCAAAGCAGATGTCATCAGAATACGTGGTGGTTCCCAGACCGGTTCAAATACTGGATCTTTAATCAGCTCGAATGGAAGTGGAACTGGTTTAAACGGATTCTCTAATGGATCTTTAAATGGTTCTGGAGTCAATGTCAGTGCAGCCAGTGTAACCAACGCCACAACTTCCTCTGTAGGTGAATCTGGAAAATCCTATGAAGTTACCAAAGCGGGATCAGAAGGTTCAGGTGAAACTCCATGGAGTTTATACGCCCTTCTGGGAGTTATAGCTGTTCTGGTATTGGGTGCAGTTGGATTCTTCTTTAAAGGTAGCCTGTTTGGTGAATAA
- a CDS encoding ECF transporter S component: protein MHLSDGLIPLWQALIYWILTIAMLAVYTYKISKTEEKDKVMVNTSILAAVTVVASSISIPSPFGVPLHLFLIPLVAILLGPLSGVVVAFTCFIIQFFLLGMGGITSLGANIVTMGIVLSFTTYYFYQFTRELDERLSIFSGTFLGIIMATVTQVLILLAAGVATVEVLLATLVPFYLFVGVVEGIINIFIILSLFKLKPEMAKVEQI, encoded by the coding sequence TTGCACTTATCTGACGGCCTTATACCATTGTGGCAGGCCTTAATTTACTGGATTTTAACCATTGCTATGCTAGCAGTGTACACCTACAAAATTTCAAAAACTGAGGAAAAAGATAAAGTAATGGTCAATACCTCGATTCTGGCAGCAGTAACTGTTGTGGCATCTTCAATATCTATACCATCACCCTTCGGTGTGCCCCTACACCTTTTTCTAATACCCCTGGTTGCTATCCTACTGGGGCCACTGAGTGGAGTGGTAGTAGCTTTTACATGTTTTATAATTCAGTTCTTTCTCTTGGGAATGGGTGGCATAACCTCATTAGGGGCTAACATAGTGACCATGGGTATAGTCCTGAGTTTTACTACCTATTACTTCTACCAATTCACCAGAGAACTTGATGAACGGTTGAGCATTTTCTCTGGTACCTTCTTGGGAATAATCATGGCTACAGTAACTCAGGTGTTGATATTACTTGCTGCAGGTGTTGCCACTGTAGAAGTGTTATTAGCTACTTTAGTGCCATTTTATCTTTTTGTGGGAGTTGTTGAAGGTATTATAAACATTTTCATCATCCTATCCCTATTTAAACTGAAACCGGAGATGGCCAAGGTAGAACAAATTTAA
- the cbiM gene encoding cobalt transporter CbiM, translating into MHIPDGFLGWTWPIFWIIAIVAVAYSLKWARDNLDERNVPLLAVLAAGIFAIQAMNIPIPWGTSGHMVGAALIAILFVSPWAAVLVLSIVLILQGLIFGDGGMTALGANIVNMGLIGGFVGFYSYKALKGVGRIPAIFLAGWASIFIAAIACAIELAIAGTFPLTEGLVFMGLYHAVIGIIEGIITVVVILGIERVRPDLIPDWAKGKKQETVG; encoded by the coding sequence ATGCATATACCAGATGGTTTTTTAGGATGGACTTGGCCAATTTTCTGGATTATTGCTATCGTAGCAGTAGCTTATTCACTTAAATGGGCCAGAGACAACCTTGATGAAAGAAACGTACCCCTGCTGGCAGTTTTAGCTGCAGGTATTTTTGCCATTCAGGCCATGAACATACCCATACCCTGGGGTACCAGTGGACACATGGTAGGCGCCGCATTAATAGCAATTCTATTTGTCAGCCCCTGGGCTGCAGTACTGGTTTTATCAATAGTGCTGATATTACAGGGTTTAATTTTTGGAGACGGTGGAATGACCGCTCTCGGTGCCAACATCGTTAACATGGGACTTATTGGTGGTTTCGTTGGATTCTATTCCTACAAAGCCCTCAAAGGAGTTGGAAGAATACCAGCCATATTCCTGGCCGGATGGGCATCCATATTCATTGCCGCAATAGCCTGTGCCATTGAACTGGCCATCGCCGGTACTTTCCCTCTAACCGAAGGATTAGTATTCATGGGACTTTACCATGCAGTGATAGGTATCATTGAAGGTATAATAACCGTGGTTGTTATTCTAGGTATTGAACGGGTGAGACCTGATCTGATACCAGACTGGGCCAAGGGAAAAAAACAGGAGACGGTAGGATGA
- a CDS encoding PDGLE domain-containing protein, which translates to MNTANRNLILGGLAIAIVIAILAPFLASSNPDGLESTAESLEVPESEAAFQSPLPDYALPGMEDNPLGGVVALIVGTVLVLLIALGLAKLLSKRNGKTSE; encoded by the coding sequence ATGAATACAGCAAACCGCAACCTCATACTTGGTGGTCTGGCAATTGCCATAGTAATTGCTATTCTAGCACCATTCCTGGCATCAAGCAACCCTGATGGGCTGGAAAGTACCGCAGAAAGTTTGGAAGTTCCTGAATCAGAAGCAGCATTCCAATCACCATTACCGGACTACGCCCTACCTGGAATGGAAGATAACCCCCTGGGTGGAGTTGTCGCCCTAATTGTCGGTACGGTATTGGTACTGTTGATAGCTCTGGGATTGGCGAAACTGCTCAGTAAAAGGAATGGAAAAACATCGGAATAA
- the cbiQ gene encoding cobalt ECF transporter T component CbiQ, whose product MKGLTEIDREARKESFMNNLDGRIKLISAMLIIVYAVTNTNLLILGIMEVYLLFLIYLSNVSPGYALKRIALVIPFGGFVALIQPFFQPGNVIWAGPLGILHMTDYGLFFGVLLLFRVTVSVTSIVFLSSSTSMQDLVASAQKLGVPHQLAMLLNLTVRYLFFFYEQLMNILNAQSTRCFDIFNKKTPYKWRLKKVGETITMMFLRAYEQGETVYMSMMCRGYSENTRIYRAKAQMDKKDFAFMGTTIFILVSLQLTTMVL is encoded by the coding sequence ATGAAGGGACTAACTGAGATCGATAGGGAAGCCCGTAAAGAAAGCTTCATGAACAATTTAGACGGTAGAATTAAACTCATATCTGCCATGTTAATCATTGTATATGCCGTTACTAATACTAACTTGTTAATTCTGGGTATAATGGAAGTTTACCTTTTATTCCTCATTTACTTATCCAATGTATCCCCGGGATACGCCTTAAAAAGAATAGCCCTTGTAATTCCCTTCGGGGGTTTTGTGGCTTTAATTCAACCTTTCTTCCAGCCCGGGAATGTTATATGGGCTGGACCCCTGGGAATTCTACATATGACTGACTATGGTCTTTTCTTTGGAGTGTTATTACTTTTCAGGGTTACAGTTTCAGTAACCTCTATTGTCTTCTTATCTTCATCTACATCCATGCAGGATCTGGTGGCTTCTGCTCAGAAACTGGGAGTTCCCCATCAGTTAGCCATGCTCTTAAACCTAACGGTCCGTTACCTGTTCTTTTTCTATGAACAACTCATGAACATATTGAATGCCCAGTCTACGCGCTGCTTTGATATATTCAACAAAAAAACCCCCTACAAGTGGAGGTTGAAAAAAGTAGGAGAAACCATCACCATGATGTTCCTCCGAGCTTATGAACAGGGGGAAACTGTGTATATGAGTATGATGTGCCGGGGTTATTCTGAAAACACCCGTATCTATCGGGCCAAGGCTCAGATGGATAAGAAAGATTTTGCCTTTATGGGGACCACCATATTTATATTGGTATCACTCCAACTGACTACAATGGTACTTTAA
- a CDS encoding ATP-binding cassette domain-containing protein has product MARVVIKTENMSFHYPDGTPALRDINLEILEGERAAIIGSNGAGKSTLFSHFNGILRPTTGQIMINGEAASYKKEDLIKIRQTVGMVFQNPDDQLFSPTVEEDVAFGPMNLGLPDEEVGKRVEESLEAVGMNGSEKKAPHHLSGGQKKRVAIAGILAMKPDIMVLDEPTTGLDPHGVEQVMNILYNLNQDRNMSIIISSHDVEMVTEFATKIFVLHEGQIIHQGTPEDIFNNPETIKKARLKQPTAAALLHRLKANGMSVGVKLTVEEAYHEILHGMGEESYHKLLHMVKDQCHHKLLHTLGEEKYHEMLHILEEERKNSLIEKRIKDKQAYK; this is encoded by the coding sequence ATGGCCAGAGTAGTTATTAAAACCGAGAATATGAGTTTCCACTACCCCGATGGAACTCCTGCACTCCGAGATATAAACCTGGAAATATTAGAAGGAGAAAGAGCCGCCATTATCGGATCCAATGGTGCTGGAAAATCAACTTTATTCTCTCATTTTAACGGTATTCTAAGACCCACCACGGGTCAGATCATGATCAACGGGGAAGCAGCTAGCTACAAAAAGGAAGATCTTATTAAAATCAGACAGACCGTGGGTATGGTATTCCAAAACCCGGATGACCAGCTTTTCTCACCAACGGTAGAGGAAGACGTGGCCTTTGGACCCATGAACCTGGGACTTCCCGATGAGGAGGTGGGAAAAAGGGTGGAAGAATCTCTGGAAGCCGTGGGAATGAACGGGTCCGAGAAAAAAGCACCCCACCATCTGAGCGGAGGTCAAAAAAAGAGAGTGGCCATTGCCGGTATTCTGGCCATGAAACCGGATATAATGGTTCTGGACGAACCAACCACCGGCCTGGATCCACACGGAGTGGAACAGGTTATGAATATTCTTTACAATCTCAATCAGGATCGGAATATGAGTATAATCATATCCTCCCACGATGTGGAGATGGTTACTGAATTTGCCACCAAGATATTCGTACTTCACGAGGGCCAGATCATCCACCAGGGCACCCCGGAAGATATCTTCAACAATCCAGAAACCATTAAAAAAGCCCGTCTAAAACAACCCACTGCCGCAGCCCTATTGCACCGCCTTAAGGCCAATGGAATGTCTGTGGGTGTTAAACTGACTGTGGAAGAGGCTTACCATGAGATTCTTCATGGTATGGGTGAGGAGTCCTACCACAAACTACTGCATATGGTCAAGGACCAGTGCCACCATAAGTTACTGCATACCCTGGGTGAAGAAAAATACCATGAAATGCTTCACATTCTGGAAGAAGAACGGAAAAATAGTTTAATTGAGAAAAGAATAAAGGATAAACAGGCATACAAATAA
- a CDS encoding metallophosphoesterase — MIKKRYLLLGILFLLIAYMFLEPYWIENKEITIESDQIPAQFNGKKIVFLSDIHASPNFNQERIDGVVSQVNALNPDLVLLGGDYVDGDSEYVESTFASLSKLEAPLGVYAVLGNKDPQYVTLNAIPDYGITYIGNKGTWIEENGSRIRLGGVGDYNNGAQIQNATTAVVTPQDFVILLSHNPDYFPKVDKSKVDLVLSGHTHGGQVTFFGLWAPSTHSDYGNKYRTGVIEENNSTLVVSNGLGTTILPIRFFARPQILVITLKKT, encoded by the coding sequence TTGATTAAAAAACGTTACCTACTCCTGGGAATATTATTCCTGCTAATTGCCTACATGTTCCTTGAGCCTTACTGGATTGAGAACAAGGAGATAACCATTGAATCCGACCAGATTCCGGCCCAGTTCAATGGGAAAAAGATAGTCTTTTTGAGTGACATCCATGCCAGTCCCAACTTCAACCAGGAACGGATCGACGGGGTAGTTAGCCAGGTTAATGCCCTGAACCCTGATCTCGTCCTTTTGGGAGGGGACTACGTGGATGGGGATTCTGAATATGTTGAGTCTACCTTTGCCTCTTTATCTAAGTTAGAGGCACCACTCGGTGTTTACGCAGTTTTAGGGAATAAGGACCCCCAGTACGTTACCTTAAATGCCATTCCTGACTATGGGATTACCTACATTGGAAACAAGGGGACCTGGATTGAAGAGAATGGCTCCCGTATCCGTCTGGGAGGAGTGGGGGATTACAACAACGGGGCCCAGATACAGAACGCCACTACTGCGGTGGTCACGCCACAGGATTTTGTTATCCTACTCAGTCACAACCCGGACTATTTCCCTAAGGTGGATAAGTCCAAGGTGGACCTGGTTCTCTCGGGACACACCCACGGTGGACAGGTGACCTTCTTCGGATTATGGGCACCCAGCACCCACTCTGATTATGGGAATAAATACCGGACCGGAGTTATTGAAGAAAACAACAGTACGTTGGTCGTGAGTAACGGCCTGGGAACAACCATACTGCCGATACGGTTCTTCGCCCGGCCCCAGATCCTGGTGATAACCTTAAAAAAGACATAG
- a CDS encoding lipopolysaccharide assembly protein LapB — translation MNTQGAHYYIEKGIETWLDHKNYFEAIDLFSHALEFEPHNPDAHLLRGAVYVDVGDLHLALKDYNKALEYNPENIGLFFDKGTVLFYLGEYDKAIRSYEKFLKEEPTDVDALYFKGLSHHFIRENEVAQELINRALALIDKSDDLYPDLCNAKGEILFDLEDYPEAIDYFQKAAEADPTSFIAQYNIGRAFYEMGKLEDALKYIEQALKIEPNEWDVINYQGLILMDMGRREEAIQCFDRIIELHPIYFPAWYNKGVVLKELGRTEEALEHLDQAIKLLLDKKPGMTRGMCLREFKEL, via the coding sequence ATGAACACACAAGGGGCCCACTATTATATTGAAAAGGGTATAGAAACCTGGTTAGACCATAAAAACTATTTTGAAGCCATTGACCTTTTCTCCCATGCACTTGAATTTGAACCACACAATCCTGACGCGCATCTATTACGGGGGGCAGTGTATGTGGATGTGGGGGATCTGCACCTGGCACTGAAGGATTACAACAAAGCCCTGGAATACAACCCGGAAAACATTGGACTATTTTTTGATAAAGGAACCGTACTCTTCTATCTGGGTGAATATGATAAAGCCATACGTTCCTATGAAAAATTTCTGAAGGAAGAACCCACCGATGTAGATGCACTATATTTTAAGGGACTATCCCACCATTTCATCCGGGAAAATGAAGTTGCCCAGGAACTGATTAACCGGGCACTGGCCTTGATCGATAAATCCGATGATCTCTACCCTGATCTCTGTAATGCCAAGGGTGAAATACTATTTGATCTGGAGGATTATCCGGAGGCAATTGACTATTTCCAGAAGGCAGCCGAAGCAGATCCCACCTCCTTTATTGCCCAGTACAATATAGGTCGAGCCTTCTATGAAATGGGAAAACTGGAGGATGCACTAAAATACATTGAGCAAGCTCTGAAAATTGAGCCTAATGAGTGGGATGTCATCAATTACCAGGGTCTTATCTTGATGGATATGGGCCGTAGGGAAGAGGCCATCCAGTGCTTTGACCGGATCATTGAACTCCACCCCATCTACTTCCCCGCCTGGTACAACAAAGGAGTGGTCCTCAAGGAACTGGGAAGAACTGAAGAAGCACTGGAACACCTGGACCAAGCAATCAAACTCCTCCTGGATAAAAAACCAGGAATGACCAGGGGGATGTGTTTAAGAGAATTTAAAGAACTCTAA
- the lon gene encoding endopeptidase La, with the protein MTEIDQNQELPVLVLPDMVLLHETNMNLKISRKMGRELHDRVKDHDYFGIAVAAREGLPARFYSESDIYHIGTLVKIENATEMRDFYHLKVEIIERAQIDELIRDGINYRAKYHLLPDIDDLDPENQEDILKHIRYLVSEISENFKESKSYTEQINKIDDLGKVIAQVFPYMRLSLEEKQTFLETRSLQEKALKFLEILIEQKESIKFQMEMAAKFNEEMNKKHRENMLKEQLRVIQDELTETEGGTGKKDYRELIEEANMPPEVKEIALEEVHKLERQGPHSSEENVIRNYLDLLTALPWGDSEIKDIDIEAARKLLNKEHYGLDKVKDRIIQHLTVMKLKQNKQGSILLLVGPPGTGKTSLGKSIAETLEREYVRISLGGVKDESEIRGHRRTYVGALPGRIIQGMKRAGTRNPVFILDEVDKLMASYSGDPASALLEVLDPEQNNTFSDHYLEVPYDLSDVFFIATANSLKGIPGPLRDRMEIIEIGSYTSHEKFHIARNHLIDEVLEDNGLDETQLQFEDEAIKTIIEKYTREAGVRGLKRQLATVARVASEKIVLGKVDLPYVVKEDMLYDLLGHELIQVNMAGKHNPPGVVTGLAWTPVGGDILFIEGAFMPGTGKLLLTGQLGDVMKESAKISQSLIRSRLAFNLKKTEFDKKDLHIHVPSGAIPKDGPSAGVALLTTIASLVTGHTVDPKLAMTGEISLRGAVLPVGGIKEKVLAAHRAGIKRVILPEENTKDLDDVPGDVKAEMEFIPVKTVEDVLKETIGLELPKPVLMDMSPDTLTGGAGA; encoded by the coding sequence ATGACCGAAATAGACCAGAATCAAGAATTACCTGTGTTAGTTTTACCAGACATGGTTTTATTACACGAAACTAACATGAACCTTAAAATAAGTAGAAAAATGGGGAGAGAACTACACGACCGGGTTAAAGACCACGATTACTTTGGAATAGCCGTAGCTGCCAGGGAAGGATTACCTGCCCGGTTCTACTCAGAATCTGACATTTACCACATAGGAACCCTGGTGAAAATTGAAAACGCCACGGAAATGAGGGACTTCTACCACCTGAAGGTGGAGATTATAGAAAGAGCCCAGATCGACGAATTAATCAGGGACGGTATAAACTACCGGGCTAAATACCATTTACTACCTGACATCGATGACCTGGACCCGGAAAACCAGGAAGACATCCTCAAACACATTCGCTACCTGGTATCTGAGATCAGTGAAAACTTCAAAGAATCCAAATCATACACCGAGCAGATCAACAAGATAGACGATCTAGGCAAGGTAATAGCCCAAGTATTCCCCTACATGAGATTATCTCTGGAAGAAAAACAGACCTTCCTGGAAACCCGTTCCCTGCAGGAAAAGGCCCTAAAATTCCTGGAAATCCTCATTGAACAGAAGGAATCCATCAAGTTCCAGATGGAAATGGCTGCTAAATTCAACGAAGAAATGAACAAAAAACACCGGGAAAACATGCTCAAAGAGCAACTCAGGGTAATCCAGGACGAACTGACAGAAACCGAGGGAGGAACCGGTAAAAAAGACTACCGAGAGTTAATTGAAGAAGCAAACATGCCTCCAGAGGTTAAGGAGATAGCCCTGGAAGAAGTGCACAAACTGGAACGCCAGGGACCACACAGCTCTGAAGAGAACGTCATCCGCAACTACCTGGACCTGTTAACCGCCCTGCCCTGGGGTGACAGCGAGATCAAGGACATCGACATCGAAGCCGCCCGAAAACTCCTAAACAAAGAACACTATGGCCTGGACAAGGTTAAAGACCGTATCATACAGCACCTCACTGTGATGAAACTCAAACAGAACAAACAGGGCTCCATACTCCTCCTGGTCGGTCCACCCGGAACCGGTAAAACCAGCCTGGGAAAAAGCATAGCTGAAACCCTGGAAAGAGAATACGTACGCATCAGCCTGGGTGGGGTCAAGGATGAATCTGAGATCCGCGGTCACCGCCGAACCTACGTGGGAGCACTACCCGGAAGGATAATCCAGGGAATGAAACGAGCCGGCACCAGAAACCCGGTATTCATCCTGGACGAAGTGGACAAACTCATGGCTTCTTACAGTGGTGACCCGGCCAGCGCCCTTTTAGAGGTCCTGGATCCGGAACAGAACAACACCTTCTCTGACCACTACCTGGAAGTACCCTACGACCTGTCTGATGTCTTCTTCATAGCCACTGCCAACTCCCTCAAGGGAATACCCGGACCACTCCGGGACAGAATGGAAATCATCGAGATCGGCAGCTACACCAGCCACGAGAAATTCCACATAGCCCGCAACCACCTCATAGATGAGGTCTTAGAGGACAACGGTCTGGATGAAACCCAGCTACAGTTCGAGGATGAAGCCATAAAAACCATCATTGAAAAGTACACCCGGGAAGCGGGTGTACGGGGACTCAAACGGCAGTTGGCCACTGTAGCCAGAGTAGCCTCCGAGAAAATCGTTCTGGGTAAAGTGGACCTGCCCTACGTGGTCAAAGAGGATATGCTCTACGACTTACTGGGACACGAACTCATACAGGTCAACATGGCGGGTAAACACAACCCACCGGGAGTGGTAACTGGTCTGGCCTGGACACCGGTAGGGGGAGACATACTATTCATTGAAGGAGCCTTCATGCCCGGAACTGGAAAACTTCTCCTCACCGGACAGCTGGGTGATGTTATGAAGGAATCCGCCAAGATATCCCAGAGCCTCATCCGCTCCAGACTGGCCTTCAACCTGAAAAAGACCGAGTTCGACAAAAAGGACCTCCACATACACGTTCCATCTGGAGCCATCCCCAAAGACGGACCATCTGCTGGTGTGGCCCTGCTCACCACCATAGCCTCCCTGGTAACCGGACACACCGTAGACCCCAAACTGGCCATGACCGGAGAAATCTCCCTCCGCGGAGCAGTCCTACCAGTGGGAGGTATCAAGGAAAAGGTCCTGGCCGCCCACCGGGCAGGAATAAAACGGGTCATACTACCCGAAGAAAACACCAAGGACCTGGACGATGTCCCAGGGGATGTCAAAGCAGAAATGGAATTCATACCAGTTAAAACCGTGGAAGATGTCCTTAAGGAAACCATTGGCCTGGAACTACCCAAACCAGTGCTGATGGACATGTCCCCCGACACTTTAACTGGAGGAGCCGGTGCTTAA
- a CDS encoding helix-turn-helix transcriptional regulator gives MLRINSKSTLESTEELEEVLKALANVNRLLLIYYLASGEVDKISVTQMSQNMGITQPAASQHLKILKNANILIAHKEGNYIYYRFNRPSMEKHQKRIDFLFTCAFAKCSQQEQSRCPHSPKKEE, from the coding sequence ATGCTTAGGATTAATTCCAAGTCAACATTGGAGTCTACTGAAGAACTGGAGGAAGTGCTTAAAGCCCTGGCCAATGTCAATCGGTTGCTTCTGATTTATTATCTCGCCTCGGGTGAGGTGGATAAAATCAGTGTAACGCAAATGTCGCAGAACATGGGCATAACACAACCCGCAGCATCGCAGCATCTGAAAATCCTGAAAAACGCTAACATACTAATTGCCCACAAAGAGGGAAACTACATCTACTACCGATTCAATCGACCCTCCATGGAAAAACACCAGAAAAGAATTGATTTTTTATTTACTTGTGCCTTTGCCAAGTGTAGTCAGCAGGAACAGTCCCGCTGTCCACATTCACCAAAAAAGGAAGAATAA